From Kiritimatiellia bacterium, a single genomic window includes:
- a CDS encoding class I SAM-dependent methyltransferase — translation MSADGYELLDSGNGRKLERFGTVVLDRPAAQALWRPSRPASVWATADAIFDRTDRMAWTVRTRLPSEWRIALDGLHFRLSATDFGHLGIFPEQRQMWQWIRRCIGEARARSPHGAPSLLNLFAYSGGATLAALAAGAQVCHVDASRGMVQWARQNAALNQLETAPVRWIVDDVHKFLRREARRDRRYHAIVLDPPTFGRGTGGEVYKIERDLMTTLDLCCAVLAARPLFVLLSAHTPGLTPIGLANALRQALKELDGVIACGELTLTGQEGVPPLPSGAWARWTPREARA, via the coding sequence ATGTCCGCGGACGGTTACGAGCTTCTCGACTCCGGCAATGGCCGGAAACTCGAGCGCTTTGGCACCGTGGTGCTCGACCGCCCCGCCGCGCAGGCGCTCTGGCGTCCGTCACGTCCCGCGAGCGTATGGGCCACGGCCGACGCAATCTTTGACCGCACCGACCGCATGGCCTGGACGGTCCGCACCCGACTGCCATCCGAGTGGCGGATTGCGCTCGACGGTCTCCACTTCCGGCTGAGCGCCACGGACTTCGGCCATCTCGGCATCTTTCCGGAACAGCGCCAGATGTGGCAGTGGATCCGACGGTGCATCGGAGAGGCCCGTGCGCGTTCTCCTCATGGCGCGCCGTCACTGCTCAATCTCTTTGCCTACTCCGGCGGCGCGACCCTCGCCGCATTGGCTGCCGGCGCACAGGTGTGCCATGTGGACGCCTCCCGCGGCATGGTCCAGTGGGCGCGCCAAAACGCCGCGCTGAATCAACTGGAGACCGCACCGGTCCGATGGATCGTGGATGACGTGCACAAGTTCCTGCGTCGTGAAGCGCGGCGGGACCGTCGCTATCATGCGATCGTGCTCGACCCACCGACGTTCGGCCGTGGCACAGGTGGCGAGGTGTATAAGATCGAACGCGATTTGATGACAACGCTGGACCTCTGCTGCGCCGTACTCGCGGCCCGCCCGCTCTTCGTGCTGCTTTCCGCGCACACGCCGGGGTTGACGCCCATCGGGCTGGCGAACGCGCTCCGCCAAGCGTTGAAGGAGCTGGATGGAGTCATCGCGTGCGGCGAGTTGACATTGACCGGTCAGGAGGGCGTGCCGCCGTTGCCCAGCGGCGCATGGGCCCGCTGGACACCCCGGGAGGCCCGAGCGTGA